One Candidatus Methylomirabilota bacterium genomic region harbors:
- a CDS encoding GNAT family N-acetyltransferase, translating to MSLKVRRIRADEGLRLRALRLHALADAPTAFGSTLAREEAFPEHVWHERAAGGAAGGDRVTFIAEQDGRWVGLATGLGDDPDGSEKSGPVLVGMFVDRAERRRGVGLALVEGVAAWARTRGAASFFLWVTSGNEPAIALYRRCGFRPTGKTRPVVHTPTIAELQMVRDLT from the coding sequence ATGAGCCTGAAAGTCCGACGGATTCGAGCTGACGAGGGCCTGCGGCTGCGCGCCCTGCGCCTTCACGCCCTGGCTGACGCCCCGACGGCGTTTGGCTCGACACTGGCCCGTGAGGAGGCATTCCCCGAGCACGTCTGGCATGAGAGAGCGGCGGGCGGGGCGGCGGGGGGTGATCGCGTGACCTTCATCGCAGAGCAGGACGGCCGGTGGGTAGGCTTGGCGACCGGGCTTGGGGACGATCCAGACGGCTCAGAGAAGTCAGGCCCGGTGCTCGTAGGCATGTTCGTCGACCGCGCGGAGCGCAGACGCGGGGTCGGCCTCGCGCTCGTCGAGGGTGTGGCCGCCTGGGCGCGGACGCGTGGAGCTGCTAGCTTCTTCCTCTGGGTCACGTCTGGCAATGAGCCCGCCATCGCGCTCTACCGCAGGTGCGGCTTCCGACCTACGGGTAAGACGAGACCCGTCGTGCACACGCCCACCATCGCGGAGCTGCAGATGGTACGCGACCTGACGTAG